In a genomic window of bacterium:
- a CDS encoding bifunctional proline dehydrogenase/L-glutamate gamma-semialdehyde dehydrogenase, with the protein MAYENADDPELIAATIRLARRIQERANLLQTPAERRQQAEFDRMLQHPADKATLVQMTDQTFRSRAARRSADQLTHILDVQGVPRFFSPIDRTLLRGFQSFGTYLPGVAMPLVKEKIKEETANVVLPAEPELIAAHLRARREEGIRMNVNFLGEAMLGEREAERRLQAYLSALQSPDVEVVSVKISTIFSQISTIARESTISRLCDRFELLIRAAAKQDFIRKDGTAAPKLVYLDMEAYRDLSITVGTFMRTLDRPGLEHLGAGIVLQAYIPDSFRRQRQLTEWATRRMDAGGAPVTLRIVKGANLEMERLEASIRDWPQATFRTKQDTDANYKRMLRFALLPDHARAVRVGIASHNLFELAYGLVLADARGVRELVHLEMLEGMANHQRRAIFEEVQDLLLYAPACRRDAFVHAIGYLVRRLDENTGPDNFLRHAFRLSVDSREWQSLERDFVASLGAHSSLPDAPRRSQDRRARGQSPGKSTVEESPTFRNEPDTDFALPHHSEWAASIVDSWHDRFDNRAMHVPRVIAGRVRHGDREIGESLDPSRPGVVVARFEIGTVNDVNEAVACAAADPDGWRQRTAGDRGSILRAVAQQLRERRAELMGIALAEAGKTLTESDPELSEAVDFCEFYAESAEAVSSQQDLEAHGRGVVAVIPPWNFPIAIPCGGVAAALAAGNTVILKPAPETVATAWLMAECFWSAGVPNANNS; encoded by the coding sequence ATGGCGTACGAGAACGCCGACGATCCGGAGCTGATCGCTGCCACGATCCGCCTCGCTCGTCGAATCCAAGAACGAGCCAACCTACTTCAAACGCCGGCAGAACGTCGGCAGCAGGCTGAATTCGACCGGATGCTCCAGCATCCCGCGGACAAAGCCACCCTCGTCCAGATGACGGATCAGACGTTCCGCTCGCGAGCCGCGCGGCGTTCGGCAGACCAACTGACTCATATCCTCGATGTCCAGGGTGTGCCGCGTTTCTTCTCGCCCATCGATCGCACCTTGCTCAGAGGGTTCCAATCGTTCGGCACGTATCTTCCCGGTGTAGCGATGCCTCTCGTCAAGGAGAAGATAAAGGAAGAAACAGCAAATGTCGTCTTGCCAGCCGAGCCGGAGCTGATCGCCGCCCATCTACGCGCTCGACGAGAAGAAGGCATTCGGATGAACGTCAATTTTCTCGGCGAGGCGATGCTGGGGGAACGCGAAGCGGAGCGGCGGCTCCAAGCCTATCTCTCGGCACTTCAAAGTCCTGACGTCGAAGTCGTGTCGGTCAAGATCTCGACGATCTTCTCGCAGATCTCGACCATCGCGCGTGAATCGACCATCTCTCGCCTATGCGATCGGTTCGAGTTGCTCATCCGTGCGGCTGCAAAACAGGACTTCATTCGAAAGGATGGCACAGCCGCACCCAAGCTCGTCTACCTCGATATGGAGGCGTATCGAGATCTCTCGATCACTGTCGGCACTTTCATGCGAACCCTCGATCGGCCCGGCCTCGAACATCTGGGGGCTGGCATCGTGCTACAGGCATACATCCCCGATTCCTTTCGTCGGCAGCGCCAACTGACGGAGTGGGCGACTCGCCGCATGGACGCGGGAGGAGCCCCTGTAACGCTTCGGATCGTCAAAGGAGCGAACCTCGAAATGGAGCGTCTCGAGGCCTCCATACGCGATTGGCCCCAGGCCACGTTCCGGACGAAGCAGGACACCGACGCCAACTACAAGCGCATGCTTCGCTTCGCACTTCTGCCGGATCATGCACGGGCCGTCCGGGTCGGAATTGCGTCCCACAACCTCTTCGAACTCGCCTATGGCCTCGTCCTCGCCGACGCACGCGGCGTTCGAGAGCTGGTCCATCTCGAGATGCTCGAAGGCATGGCAAATCACCAACGTCGGGCGATCTTCGAAGAAGTACAGGACCTTCTCCTCTACGCACCGGCCTGCCGCCGAGACGCCTTCGTTCATGCCATCGGCTACCTCGTCCGCAGGCTCGACGAGAATACCGGGCCCGACAATTTCCTCCGTCACGCATTCCGACTCTCAGTCGACTCGAGAGAATGGCAGAGCCTCGAGCGCGATTTCGTTGCATCCCTCGGCGCACATTCCTCTCTCCCCGATGCACCGCGAAGAAGTCAAGATCGTCGCGCCCGAGGGCAGTCTCCCGGTAAGAGCACGGTCGAAGAATCGCCGACGTTTCGAAATGAGCCTGACACCGATTTCGCGCTACCTCATCATTCCGAATGGGCGGCTTCCATCGTCGATTCCTGGCACGACCGCTTCGACAACCGTGCCATGCACGTGCCACGCGTCATCGCAGGCCGAGTCCGGCACGGAGATCGCGAGATCGGAGAATCTCTCGACCCGTCCCGCCCCGGTGTCGTTGTCGCGCGTTTCGAGATCGGCACTGTCAACGATGTGAATGAGGCAGTAGCGTGCGCAGCTGCCGACCCGGATGGCTGGCGCCAGAGGACGGCAGGCGACCGCGGTTCCATCTTGAGAGCGGTCGCGCAGCAGCTTCGTGAACGCCGCGCCGAGTTGATGGGGATCGCGCTCGCAGAAGCGGGCAAGACATTGACAGAGAGTGACCCCGAGCTTTCCGAAGCGGTCGATTTCTGTGAGTTCTACGCAGAGAGCGCCGAGGCTGTTTCGAGCCAGCAGGACCTCGAGGCGCACGGCCGAGGCGTAGTCGCAGTGATTCCTCCTTGGAATTTCCCCATCGCCATCCCCTGCGGTGGCGTAGCGGCGGCGCTCGCCGCTGGCAACACCGTGATCCTGAAACCTGCGCCCGAGACAGTCGCGACGGCATGGCTCATGGCAGAGTGCTTCTGGTCGGCCGGGGTTCCTAACGCGAATAATTCATGA
- a CDS encoding crotonase/enoyl-CoA hydratase family protein translates to MSEPVVLYEEQGSVAIVTLNRPEKMNTLTEGVVQGVADAIDRATASRPIRSIVLRGAGRTLTGGYDLNPGQGAEMEAGWGSPYDAPGPKPREGAWDPVRDLQFMGKNVRRFMKIWECPKPVLGQIHGWAIGGATDLILCCDLLYMADDAFIGYAPSRIFGTPTTMMWVYRLGLEHAKQFLLSGDAIDAETAHRIGLVAHVCPAAEIEERILAHARRLENIPANQLALNKLLINQTFENMGLRTTQLLGTLFDGVTRHTEEAYQWVESFSQKGFREVISERDAPFGDYGERNRK, encoded by the coding sequence ATGAGTGAGCCCGTGGTTCTCTATGAAGAGCAGGGGAGCGTGGCCATCGTCACGCTCAACCGACCGGAGAAGATGAACACGTTGACGGAAGGCGTCGTCCAGGGTGTTGCGGATGCGATCGACCGCGCGACGGCCTCTCGACCCATCCGGTCGATCGTTCTTCGAGGCGCCGGTCGAACCCTCACAGGGGGTTACGATTTGAATCCGGGCCAAGGCGCCGAGATGGAGGCTGGATGGGGCAGTCCTTACGACGCCCCGGGGCCCAAGCCACGGGAAGGTGCGTGGGATCCCGTTCGCGATCTGCAATTCATGGGGAAGAACGTTCGGCGCTTCATGAAGATCTGGGAATGTCCGAAGCCCGTTCTCGGCCAGATTCATGGTTGGGCGATCGGTGGCGCCACGGATCTCATCCTATGCTGCGATCTGCTCTACATGGCTGACGACGCGTTCATCGGATACGCGCCGTCCCGAATCTTCGGGACCCCCACGACGATGATGTGGGTCTATCGGCTGGGGCTCGAACACGCCAAGCAGTTCCTGCTGAGCGGCGATGCGATCGACGCTGAAACAGCCCATCGCATCGGCCTGGTTGCGCATGTCTGCCCGGCTGCCGAGATCGAGGAACGCATCCTGGCCCATGCGAGGCGGCTCGAGAACATCCCTGCCAATCAGCTCGCGCTGAACAAGCTGCTCATCAACCAGACCTTCGAGAACATGGGGCTCCGCACGACGCAACTCCTCGGAACGCTCTTCGACGGGGTCACGCGTCATACCGAGGAAGCCTACCAATGGGTCGAGAGCTTCTCGCAAAAGGGATTTCGCGAGGTGATCTCCGAACGTGATGCGCCGTTCGGCGACTACGGAGAACGCAATCGGAAATAG
- a CDS encoding taurine dioxygenase, which produces MATARDLNELDVTRLSGSLGAEIRSISLAKAGPEDAELLQSLMAEHLVLFFPGQHLTPEEHIAFGRLFGELEAHPNLALDAERPEFFELHASGGAGAIADEWHSDLSCQPNPSVLAILQIKTCPAVGGDTLWANMYKTYEELSTPLQELCDGLTALHDASPHGNPERNAIHPVVRLHPVTGQKSLFVNEHFTRRITELSHDESEMLLRYLTQWASSPRFTVRYHWAEGTVAMWDNRCTQHKVLNDFEGERVIQRVTVMGDVPKAATPPRWEPFKAAFSAAGWRDKPLRSFLKARRNA; this is translated from the coding sequence ATGGCGACAGCCCGTGACCTCAATGAACTGGATGTCACACGCCTTTCCGGCTCTCTCGGAGCCGAGATCCGCAGCATCTCCCTGGCGAAGGCAGGCCCCGAAGATGCGGAGCTGCTTCAATCGCTGATGGCGGAGCATCTGGTGCTCTTCTTCCCCGGGCAGCACCTCACTCCGGAGGAGCACATCGCGTTCGGCCGCCTCTTCGGCGAGCTCGAGGCCCATCCGAACCTGGCGCTCGATGCCGAGCGACCGGAGTTCTTCGAACTTCACGCGTCTGGTGGCGCTGGCGCCATTGCCGACGAGTGGCATAGCGACCTCAGCTGTCAGCCGAATCCTTCCGTCCTGGCCATCCTGCAGATCAAGACGTGCCCAGCGGTTGGCGGCGACACGCTCTGGGCGAACATGTACAAGACCTACGAAGAACTCTCCACGCCCCTGCAAGAGCTATGCGACGGCCTGACAGCACTTCATGATGCCAGCCCCCACGGCAATCCGGAAAGGAACGCCATCCACCCCGTTGTCCGATTGCATCCGGTGACGGGACAAAAATCCCTCTTCGTAAACGAGCATTTCACACGCAGGATCACCGAACTCAGCCACGACGAAAGCGAAATGCTGCTCCGCTACTTGACCCAATGGGCATCGAGTCCGCGCTTCACCGTTCGTTACCACTGGGCGGAAGGGACGGTTGCGATGTGGGACAATCGCTGCACGCAACACAAGGTCCTGAACGATTTCGAGGGCGAGCGCGTCATTCAACGTGTCACCGTCATGGGCGATGTGCCCAAAGCAGCAACTCCGCCGCGATGGGAGCCCTTCAAGGCAGCATTCAGCGCTGCAGGCTGGCGTGACAAACCGCTCCGATCGTTCCTGAAGGCACGACGCAACGCGTAG